In Planifilum fimeticola, one DNA window encodes the following:
- the ileS gene encoding isoleucine--tRNA ligase, which produces MDYSQTLNLPKTDFPMRGNLPKREPEIQKWWDEINIYHQVQKRRQGRPKFVLHDGPPYANGDIHIGHALNKTLKDIIIRFKSLQGYDAPYVPGWDTHGLPIEHAIVSKKGIDRKRVDPVQFREMCKEYALSFVERQKEQFKRLGVRGDWENPYLTLRPRYEARQIRLFGEMVRKGYIYRGLKSVYWSPSSETALAEAEVEYRDKRSPSIYVAFPVKDGKGVLPEENTSVVIWTTTPWTIPANLGIAVHADFTYTLVRAGERQYLLAEELVDEVMGTIGIESFERLGSWKGSELEGVVCRHPFYDRESPVILGDHVTLDAGTGCVHTAPGHGEEDFLLGQKYGLGVLCPVDEKGRFTTEAPGFEGMFYDDANKAVTQKLEEVGALLKLSFITHQYPHDWRTKKPVIFRATEQWFASIDGFRQQMLEAIKDVKWTPSWGEVRIGNMIAERSDWCISRQRVWGVPLPIFYCKKCDHPLITEETIDRIASIFEKEGSSAWYAKDVEELLPPGTRCPECGHDSFRKETDTMDVWFDSGSSHAAVLMEDERLTWPADLYLEGSDQYRGWFNSSLSTAVATTGRAPYKGVLSHGFTLDGEGRKMSKSLGNTVEPKKVIQSYGADILRLWVASVEYQADVRISDDILKQIAEVYRKIRNTFRFLLGNLYDFDPASHRLNWEELNAIDRYALIKLQRLIDRVTKAYEGYEFHLVYHSIHTFCAVFLSQFYLDVLKDRLYTQPADSKLRRSSQTAMYEILLALVKMVSPIIPHTADEVWRHIPGTEEVSVQLTDFPTVRTEWLTASLEEKWDRFLDLRDVVLKALEEARREKMIGNSLGAMLTLYPSREVRDLLEGMEEKLEQLFIVSKVEFAPPEAKPEGRVFTEDGLSVRVSPSPGEKCQRCWMILPSVGNDPDHPELCDRCVETVRQVGMQAG; this is translated from the coding sequence ATGGATTACAGCCAAACCTTAAACTTGCCGAAGACCGATTTTCCCATGCGAGGCAACCTGCCCAAAAGGGAGCCGGAGATTCAAAAATGGTGGGATGAGATCAATATCTACCATCAGGTGCAGAAGCGGCGTCAGGGAAGGCCGAAGTTTGTGCTCCACGACGGGCCTCCCTATGCCAATGGCGATATTCACATCGGTCACGCCCTGAACAAGACCTTGAAGGATATCATTATCCGCTTCAAATCCCTTCAAGGCTACGATGCCCCCTATGTGCCCGGGTGGGACACCCACGGATTGCCCATCGAGCATGCGATCGTCTCCAAAAAGGGGATCGATCGGAAGAGGGTGGACCCCGTCCAGTTTCGGGAGATGTGCAAGGAATACGCCTTGTCCTTCGTCGAGAGGCAAAAGGAACAGTTCAAGCGGCTGGGCGTGCGCGGAGATTGGGAAAACCCCTATCTGACGCTGCGTCCCCGATACGAGGCGAGACAAATTCGCCTGTTCGGCGAGATGGTGCGAAAGGGGTACATTTACCGCGGGCTCAAGTCCGTGTACTGGTCTCCCTCTTCGGAAACGGCGTTGGCGGAGGCTGAAGTGGAATATCGGGACAAGCGTTCGCCGTCCATCTATGTCGCTTTCCCCGTCAAGGACGGCAAGGGCGTACTGCCTGAGGAGAATACGTCCGTGGTGATCTGGACGACGACTCCGTGGACGATACCCGCCAACCTGGGCATCGCCGTTCATGCCGATTTTACCTACACCCTCGTCCGCGCCGGGGAGCGTCAATATCTTTTGGCCGAAGAGCTGGTGGACGAGGTCATGGGGACGATCGGCATCGAAAGCTTCGAGCGGCTCGGCTCCTGGAAGGGAAGTGAACTGGAGGGGGTCGTCTGCCGGCATCCCTTCTACGACAGGGAAAGTCCGGTAATCCTCGGAGATCATGTCACCCTGGACGCAGGGACAGGCTGTGTACATACCGCCCCTGGTCACGGGGAGGAAGACTTCCTTCTGGGTCAGAAATACGGACTTGGAGTGCTGTGTCCGGTCGATGAAAAGGGCCGGTTTACCACGGAAGCCCCGGGTTTCGAAGGGATGTTCTACGACGACGCCAACAAGGCGGTCACGCAGAAGCTGGAGGAAGTGGGGGCCCTTCTGAAACTCAGCTTCATCACCCACCAGTATCCCCATGACTGGCGGACCAAGAAGCCGGTAATCTTCCGGGCGACGGAGCAATGGTTCGCTTCCATCGACGGCTTCCGCCAGCAGATGCTGGAGGCGATCAAGGATGTCAAATGGACGCCGTCCTGGGGTGAGGTCCGTATCGGCAACATGATCGCCGAACGGAGCGACTGGTGCATCTCCCGCCAGCGGGTATGGGGAGTTCCCCTGCCCATCTTCTACTGCAAGAAGTGCGATCACCCGCTGATCACGGAGGAGACGATCGACCGGATCGCGTCCATTTTCGAGAAGGAAGGATCCTCCGCCTGGTACGCCAAGGATGTGGAGGAGCTGCTTCCGCCGGGTACCCGCTGTCCGGAATGCGGCCATGATTCCTTCCGCAAGGAAACGGACACCATGGATGTCTGGTTTGATTCGGGGAGCAGCCATGCCGCTGTGCTGATGGAGGACGAGCGGCTCACTTGGCCGGCGGATCTCTATCTGGAGGGATCCGACCAGTACCGGGGATGGTTCAACTCTTCCCTGTCGACGGCGGTGGCCACCACCGGCCGGGCTCCCTACAAGGGTGTGCTGAGCCACGGTTTCACCCTGGACGGTGAAGGGCGGAAGATGTCCAAGTCCCTGGGCAACACGGTGGAGCCCAAGAAAGTGATCCAATCCTACGGAGCGGACATTTTGCGCCTCTGGGTGGCATCCGTGGAGTACCAGGCCGACGTGCGGATCTCTGACGACATCCTGAAGCAGATTGCCGAAGTGTATCGGAAGATCCGCAACACCTTCCGTTTCCTCCTGGGCAACCTGTATGATTTCGATCCCGCTTCACACCGGTTGAACTGGGAGGAGTTGAACGCGATCGATCGATACGCCCTCATCAAGCTGCAGCGTTTGATCGATCGGGTAACCAAGGCCTACGAGGGCTACGAGTTCCACCTGGTGTACCATTCGATCCACACCTTCTGCGCGGTATTTCTCAGCCAGTTCTATCTGGACGTGCTGAAGGACCGGCTGTACACGCAACCGGCGGACTCTAAGCTGCGCCGCTCCTCCCAGACGGCGATGTACGAGATTCTTCTCGCGCTGGTCAAAATGGTGAGCCCGATCATTCCCCACACGGCGGATGAAGTGTGGCGCCACATTCCCGGAACGGAGGAAGTCAGCGTACAGTTGACCGATTTCCCGACGGTTCGTACCGAATGGCTGACGGCTTCCCTCGAGGAAAAATGGGATCGATTCCTCGACCTGCGGGACGTGGTTCTCAAAGCCCTCGAGGAGGCACGTCGGGAAAAAATGATCGGCAATTCCCTCGGGGCGATGCTGACCCTTTATCCCTCGCGGGAGGTACGGGACCTTCTGGAAGGAATGGAGGAGAAATTGGAGCAGTTGTTCATCGTCTCCAAAGTGGAATTCGCTCCGCCCGAGGCGAAACCGGAAGGTCGCGTGTTCACCGAGGACGGTCTTTCCGTCCGCGTCTCGCCGTCGCCGGGAGAAAAATGTCAGCGCTGCTGGATGATTCTCCCTTCGGTCGGAAACGATCCCGACCATCCCGAGCTGTGCGACCGCTGTGTGGAAACGGTTCGCCAAGTAGGCATGCAGGCGGGATGA
- the sigG gene encoding RNA polymerase sporulation sigma factor SigG → MARNKVEISGVDTSKLPVLTNEQMRELFRAYQAGDRSAREKLVNGNLRLVLSVIQRFNNRGENANDLFQVGCIGLMKAIDNFDLGQNVKFSTYAVPMIIGEIRRYLRDNNPIRVSRSLRDIAYKALQVRDSLTNRFSREPTIMEIAEAMGVSKEEVVFALDAIQDPVSLFEPIYQDGGDPIYVMDQLSDDRQKDIYWVEKIALREAMNKLNDREKAILSMRFFEGKTQMEVAEEIGISQAQVSRLEKAAIQQMQKYI, encoded by the coding sequence ATGGCGCGAAACAAAGTTGAAATCAGCGGAGTGGATACATCCAAACTGCCGGTACTGACCAATGAACAAATGCGGGAATTGTTTCGGGCATACCAGGCCGGGGACCGATCTGCCAGGGAAAAGCTGGTAAACGGCAACCTTCGGTTGGTCCTCAGCGTGATTCAGCGTTTCAACAACCGGGGAGAAAACGCCAACGATCTGTTTCAAGTGGGTTGTATCGGCTTGATGAAAGCAATCGACAACTTCGATCTGGGTCAGAACGTCAAATTCTCCACCTATGCCGTACCGATGATCATCGGGGAGATTCGCCGTTATCTCCGCGACAACAACCCGATCCGCGTGTCCCGCTCCCTGCGTGATATCGCCTACAAGGCCCTGCAGGTTCGGGATTCGCTCACGAACCGGTTTTCCCGTGAGCCGACCATCATGGAGATTGCGGAAGCGATGGGGGTCTCCAAGGAAGAGGTGGTGTTTGCCCTGGATGCCATTCAGGATCCCGTTTCCCTGTTTGAACCCATCTATCAGGACGGGGGAGACCCTATCTATGTGATGGACCAGTTGAGCGATGACCGGCAGAAGGATATTTACTGGGTGGAAAAGATTGCTCTCCGGGAAGCGATGAACAAACTGAACGATCGGGAAAAGGCGATTTTATCCATGCGATTTTTTGAGGGAAAAACGCAGATGGAAGTGGCGGAGGAGATCGGGATCTCCCAGGCCCAGGTCTCCCGCCTGGAAAAGGCGGCCATTCAGCAAATGCAGAAGTACATATGA
- a CDS encoding RNA-binding protein has product MERVLDWTDRAARGQPVRTPFLDPRGKAIVESLVGQGGEIQPFFDGGYEGAERCRCLIAPWWISPKEEAFGLSFLSVRTGRRSGHLRHPDVLGALLGLGIKREMIGDILISQDSQEGCFVIVAHEIADFVVLHLDRIGSESVSLELCDRDDLVVPERRVEQWTVTVASLRVDALVSSVFRLSRAKASEAIRSGKCRVNWQVTEDPSRTLGEGDTVSLRGWGRFRVDAVEGKTKKGRFRVRVEQPR; this is encoded by the coding sequence GTGGAGCGCGTTCTGGATTGGACCGACCGCGCAGCGCGCGGCCAGCCGGTCCGGACCCCGTTCCTCGATCCGCGGGGGAAGGCGATCGTCGAGTCTCTGGTCGGTCAAGGGGGGGAAATCCAGCCTTTCTTTGACGGAGGCTATGAAGGGGCTGAACGCTGCCGCTGCTTGATCGCTCCCTGGTGGATTTCCCCGAAGGAGGAGGCCTTCGGCTTGTCGTTCCTGTCCGTGCGGACTGGGAGACGATCCGGCCATCTTCGCCATCCGGACGTACTGGGGGCTCTGTTGGGATTGGGCATCAAGCGGGAGATGATCGGAGATATTCTCATTTCGCAGGATTCGCAGGAAGGGTGCTTTGTGATCGTCGCCCATGAAATCGCAGACTTTGTCGTCCTTCACTTGGATCGCATCGGCTCGGAATCGGTCTCTCTAGAGTTGTGCGACCGGGACGATTTGGTGGTGCCGGAACGCCGGGTGGAGCAGTGGACCGTCACGGTGGCTTCCCTGCGGGTGGATGCCCTGGTGTCCAGCGTCTTTCGCTTGTCCCGGGCCAAAGCCTCCGAGGCGATTCGCAGCGGAAAATGCCGGGTCAACTGGCAGGTGACGGAGGACCCTTCCCGCACGCTGGGGGAGGGGGATACCGTCTCCCTGCGGGGGTGGGGACGGTTTCGGGTCGACGCCGTGGAGGGAAAAACGAAAAAGGGAAGATTTCGGGTGAGGGTGGAGCAGCCGAGATGA
- the pgeF gene encoding peptidoglycan editing factor PgeF, which translates to MEPFRYREDAKIPCFSLHPWENAFPNLVAGMSARKASPDPYRHNYALHVGDDPDRVRLNRQKLAEQLGMSFSAWTCGEQVHGADIAEVSSEDRGKGRNSLETALPSVDGLLTDQEDILLTSFYADCVPLLFYSPDSSIIGLAHAGWRGTVGRIGPRMVEKMVRRGAKREGILAAIAPSIGGCCYEVDEHVVGPLSQSLSDLSGVINPSRPGRWMLDLKAANRKLLLEAGIREENLLVSGWCTSCHEEHFFSHRRDQGRTGRMVAWIGMRKGRKV; encoded by the coding sequence GTGGAACCTTTTCGGTACCGGGAAGATGCGAAGATTCCCTGTTTTTCTTTACATCCCTGGGAAAATGCTTTTCCCAACCTCGTCGCGGGGATGAGCGCCCGCAAGGCATCCCCGGACCCGTACCGGCACAACTATGCACTTCACGTCGGAGATGACCCGGACCGTGTACGGTTGAACCGTCAGAAGCTGGCTGAGCAGCTGGGGATGTCCTTTTCCGCTTGGACCTGCGGGGAGCAGGTACACGGCGCGGATATCGCAGAAGTCTCCTCCGAGGATCGCGGAAAAGGTCGGAACTCGCTGGAAACCGCCCTGCCCTCCGTTGACGGTTTGCTTACGGACCAAGAAGACATACTGCTTACCTCCTTTTATGCCGATTGTGTTCCTCTCCTGTTTTACAGTCCGGATTCAAGCATCATCGGGTTGGCCCATGCGGGATGGAGGGGGACCGTGGGCAGAATCGGTCCGCGAATGGTGGAAAAGATGGTCCGGCGGGGAGCGAAACGCGAGGGCATTCTCGCGGCGATCGCCCCGTCCATCGGCGGTTGTTGCTACGAAGTGGACGAGCATGTCGTGGGTCCCTTGAGTCAATCCCTTTCCGATCTGTCAGGAGTTATCAATCCATCCCGACCGGGTCGATGGATGTTGGATCTGAAGGCAGCCAACCGAAAACTGTTGCTTGAGGCCGGGATCCGGGAAGAAAATCTCCTGGTCAGCGGATGGTGCACCTCTTGTCACGAGGAGCATTTCTTTTCTCACCGCCGGGATCAGGGACGGACCGGTCGCATGGTGGCGTGGATCGGTATGCGGAAAGGAAGGAAGGTGTAA
- a CDS encoding TraR/DksA C4-type zinc finger protein: MTEEQMLKLREQLLEEKRHLEKRLKKNRNYGLEQGMNDSIGELSGYDNHPGDIGTELYERGKDLALNAEDEDRLKEIHQALDRMERGEYGICAVCGREIPVERLEAVPETAYCVEHEPERTVSGRRPAEEKVIHPPFGEHSYDGLDRTMYDAEDAWQDVERYGTSNPPDMYPEGRDYNRLTVDPDERRGYVDDLEAVAVSDLTGRSSQPLPEITRNRAHDRAVENEAEKEDEGWDRI, from the coding sequence ATGACGGAAGAGCAGATGTTGAAGTTGCGGGAGCAGCTGCTTGAAGAAAAGCGTCACCTGGAAAAACGGCTGAAGAAAAACCGAAATTACGGCCTGGAACAAGGCATGAACGATTCGATCGGGGAGCTGTCCGGCTACGACAACCACCCCGGAGACATCGGAACGGAGCTGTACGAGCGGGGGAAGGATCTGGCCCTGAACGCGGAGGACGAAGACCGGCTCAAGGAAATCCATCAGGCGCTGGACCGAATGGAGAGAGGGGAATACGGAATCTGTGCGGTGTGCGGCCGTGAAATCCCCGTCGAACGGCTGGAAGCGGTGCCCGAGACGGCCTATTGCGTGGAGCATGAGCCGGAGCGGACGGTTTCGGGAAGAAGGCCGGCGGAGGAAAAGGTGATCCATCCGCCCTTCGGAGAACACAGTTACGACGGCCTGGACCGCACCATGTACGATGCCGAAGACGCCTGGCAGGATGTGGAGAGGTATGGGACCTCCAATCCCCCGGACATGTATCCGGAGGGGAGAGACTACAATCGGCTTACCGTCGACCCGGATGAGAGGCGGGGATACGTGGACGATCTGGAGGCGGTGGCCGTCTCGGATCTGACGGGCCGCAGCAGCCAACCCCTTCCGGAAATCACCCGAAATCGTGCCCATGATCGGGCGGTCGAAAACGAAGCGGAAAAAGAGGATGAGGGCTGGGACCGGATCTAG
- a CDS encoding cell division protein SepF: MDRIMGFFGIPEDDVLEEVEETESGQPQGRGRNKVVSLHTQKQIRVVLSEPRSYEEAQEIADNLKSHRPVVVNLQRVRKEQAIRIIDFLSGTVYALGGSIHKLGSHIFMCTPANVDIQGTISDMLNEDTKDLLR; the protein is encoded by the coding sequence ATGGATCGAATCATGGGTTTTTTCGGGATTCCCGAGGATGATGTTCTGGAGGAGGTAGAGGAAACAGAATCCGGACAGCCCCAGGGGCGGGGGCGGAACAAAGTGGTTTCCCTCCACACCCAGAAGCAGATCCGTGTCGTTCTGTCCGAGCCGCGTTCCTACGAAGAGGCTCAGGAAATCGCCGACAATCTGAAGAGCCACCGCCCAGTGGTCGTCAATCTTCAGCGAGTCCGCAAGGAACAGGCCATCCGAATCATCGACTTTCTCAGCGGCACGGTTTACGCGCTCGGAGGGAGCATTCACAAACTGGGGAGCCACATCTTCATGTGCACCCCGGCCAACGTGGACATACAGGGAACAATCTCCGACATGCTGAATGAAGACACGAAAGATTTGTTGAGGTGA
- a CDS encoding YggT family protein, whose amino-acid sequence MDIVFELVSWGFYAYYLLIFIYIIMSWIPQARESAVAYAIARLVEPYLSVFRSIIPPIGMIDISPIVALIALRFVEQGVYAILKWVLGPFML is encoded by the coding sequence ATGGATATCGTTTTCGAGCTAGTCTCATGGGGTTTCTACGCCTACTACCTGCTGATTTTCATCTACATCATCATGTCCTGGATTCCGCAGGCGCGGGAATCGGCGGTGGCTTACGCGATTGCCCGGTTGGTGGAACCGTATCTGTCGGTGTTCAGGAGCATCATTCCGCCCATCGGCATGATCGACATCTCCCCGATTGTGGCCCTCATCGCCCTTCGCTTCGTTGAGCAAGGTGTCTACGCGATTCTCAAGTGGGTGCTCGGTCCCTTCATGTTATGA
- a CDS encoding YggS family pyridoxal phosphate-dependent enzyme codes for MDELRRRWNGIKEEIEAACRRSGRDPREVRVVAVTKYVDSETIRQVLDMGLRDIGESRVQEAVPKWKALEGRGDWHFIGHLQRNKVKDVVTRFTYIHSLDRYSLAEEINRRARQVDRKMRCFIQVNVSGEESKFGLPPSEVAEFAREVAQLPYIQLEGLMTMAPRSDNSEEVRPIFRRLREIRDEIRLSGDPRLRLPHLSMGMSQDYTVAVEEGATWLRLGSVLVGESR; via the coding sequence ATGGACGAACTTCGGCGACGCTGGAATGGGATCAAGGAAGAAATCGAAGCAGCCTGCCGTCGATCGGGCCGCGATCCCCGGGAAGTCCGGGTTGTGGCGGTGACCAAGTATGTGGATTCGGAAACGATCCGACAAGTGTTGGATATGGGGCTGAGGGACATCGGCGAAAGCCGGGTGCAGGAAGCGGTTCCGAAGTGGAAAGCCCTTGAGGGCCGCGGCGATTGGCATTTCATCGGCCATCTGCAGCGGAACAAGGTGAAGGATGTGGTCACCCGATTTACATATATTCACTCGCTTGACCGCTATTCCCTGGCCGAGGAGATCAACCGGCGGGCCAGGCAGGTTGACCGCAAAATGCGCTGTTTCATTCAGGTCAACGTTTCCGGAGAGGAGTCGAAATTTGGCCTGCCTCCGAGTGAAGTGGCCGAATTTGCGCGGGAGGTGGCGCAGCTCCCTTACATCCAGCTGGAGGGATTGATGACGATGGCTCCTCGTTCGGACAATTCTGAAGAAGTCCGCCCCATCTTTCGGCGTCTGCGGGAGATCCGGGATGAGATTCGCCTCTCCGGAGACCCGAGGCTCAGGCTTCCTCACTTATCGATGGGGATGTCGCAGGATTACACGGTCGCCGTGGAAGAAGGGGCCACGTGGCTTCGTCTGGGATCGGTCCTGGTTGGCGAATCGCGGTGA
- the spoIIGA gene encoding sigma-E processing peptidase SpoIIGA, whose product MVIYADMVFLFNLCVDGLILWMTSAIRRQPTRWWRILLASALGAGYSVMLLWPVFSVAFVLPLKVLVSVIMVWTAFGFSSPVAFLRSVVVFYLVSFVMGGAMFALHYFVTGSGQVEGGVFFTQFTGWGSPVSWLFVLVAFPIVWLYTRHAFRSLQERQAVHQFLVPLSIDLGGKSLECTGLIDTGNQLRDPLTRTPVIMVELRAVAPCLPDELVAYTQNGDWSSDWPSLPQEWMTRIRLIPFRGAGSRGGMMIALKPDRIMICTGGVWHEVERALLGLDSGRLSSDGSYHAIIHPACLPAVG is encoded by the coding sequence ATGGTCATCTATGCGGACATGGTCTTCCTCTTCAACCTGTGCGTCGACGGGTTGATTCTGTGGATGACCTCGGCCATCCGCCGTCAACCCACTAGATGGTGGCGGATCCTGCTGGCGTCCGCCCTCGGGGCGGGATATTCGGTCATGCTCCTGTGGCCGGTCTTTTCCGTCGCCTTCGTCCTTCCGCTGAAGGTGCTCGTTTCGGTGATCATGGTATGGACCGCCTTCGGTTTTTCCTCTCCCGTCGCCTTTTTGCGGAGCGTCGTGGTGTTTTACCTGGTTTCCTTTGTGATGGGAGGGGCCATGTTCGCCCTGCATTACTTCGTCACCGGAAGCGGACAGGTGGAGGGAGGAGTGTTTTTCACCCAATTCACGGGATGGGGCTCTCCCGTTTCCTGGCTGTTCGTATTGGTTGCCTTTCCGATCGTTTGGCTGTACACGCGCCACGCTTTCCGCTCTCTCCAGGAACGGCAGGCCGTTCATCAGTTCCTGGTTCCCCTCTCCATCGATCTGGGGGGAAAGAGCCTGGAATGCACCGGTTTGATCGACACGGGCAACCAACTCCGGGATCCCCTGACGCGGACGCCCGTCATCATGGTGGAATTGAGGGCTGTCGCCCCGTGCCTTCCCGACGAGCTGGTGGCTTATACGCAAAACGGGGATTGGTCCTCCGACTGGCCTTCCCTTCCGCAGGAGTGGATGACCCGGATCCGGCTCATCCCCTTCCGGGGGGCGGGAAGCCGCGGGGGCATGATGATCGCCCTGAAGCCTGATCGAATCATGATCTGCACCGGCGGGGTGTGGCACGAGGTGGAGCGGGCGCTGCTCGGTCTGGATAGCGGTCGCCTTTCCTCAGACGGCAGTTATCATGCGATCATTCATCCCGCCTGCCTGCCGGCGGTAGGTTGA
- a CDS encoding YlmC/YmxH family sporulation protein, giving the protein MIKISELQSKDVVSITDGRKLGQIHDLELDLREGQITALVVPGESRFFGWMSGGKEWVIPWNQIVKIGADVILVRLDPQTLEEEPSPKPLLNRPSDNYRPT; this is encoded by the coding sequence ATGATCAAGATTTCCGAATTGCAGTCCAAAGATGTGGTCAGCATCACGGATGGCCGAAAGCTTGGGCAGATTCACGATTTGGAGCTGGATCTCAGGGAGGGTCAAATCACGGCGTTGGTGGTTCCGGGAGAATCCCGGTTTTTTGGATGGATGTCCGGGGGGAAAGAGTGGGTGATCCCCTGGAATCAGATCGTCAAAATCGGTGCCGACGTGATACTGGTTCGCCTGGATCCCCAGACTTTGGAAGAGGAGCCGTCGCCGAAACCGCTTCTTAACCGTCCATCCGACAATTATCGACCTACTTAA
- a CDS encoding DUF5665 domain-containing protein, translating into MSGDEKELEERLRRIDERLKRIARQMEMGEIAEYIQLLNRPRRLILINIVAGIARGVGIAIGVTLFTATIIYGLQKLGALNLPIIGDFIAEIVKIVQAQLELDGIQY; encoded by the coding sequence ATGAGCGGCGACGAAAAGGAACTGGAAGAGAGGTTGCGCCGAATCGATGAGCGGCTGAAGCGGATTGCCCGCCAGATGGAGATGGGTGAAATCGCCGAATATATTCAGCTGTTAAATCGCCCCAGGCGATTGATTTTGATCAACATCGTCGCCGGCATCGCCCGGGGGGTGGGTATCGCCATCGGGGTCACCCTGTTTACGGCAACAATCATCTACGGATTGCAGAAGCTGGGGGCGCTCAACCTTCCCATCATCGGGGATTTCATCGCGGAAATCGTCAAGATTGTGCAAGCCCAGCTGGAATTGGACGGAATCCAATATTGA
- the sigE gene encoding RNA polymerase sporulation sigma factor SigE gives MLVRWKLAIQLFWYRLLIILGFRGEEIYYIGGSEALPPPLTREEEEILLEKLPSGDAAVRGMLIERNLRLVVYIARKFENTGINIEDLVSIGTIGLIKAVNTFDPSKKIKLATYASRCIENEILMFLRRNNKVRSEVSFDEPLNTDWDGNELLLSDVLGTEDDIIYRNIEEEVDRTILRDALNKLSDREREIMELRFGLNGGEEKTQKDVADLLGISQSYISRLEKRIIKRLRKEFNKMV, from the coding sequence ATGCTGGTCAGGTGGAAATTGGCCATCCAATTGTTCTGGTACCGGCTCCTGATCATCTTGGGTTTCAGGGGGGAAGAGATCTATTACATCGGAGGGAGCGAAGCGCTTCCCCCGCCGCTTACCCGGGAGGAAGAGGAGATTTTGCTGGAGAAGCTCCCGAGCGGAGACGCGGCCGTCCGGGGGATGCTGATCGAGCGCAACCTTCGGCTGGTTGTCTATATTGCGCGGAAGTTTGAAAATACCGGGATCAACATTGAAGACCTGGTTTCCATCGGAACCATCGGCTTGATCAAAGCGGTCAACACCTTTGATCCCAGTAAGAAGATCAAGCTTGCCACTTATGCCTCCCGCTGCATTGAGAACGAGATCCTGATGTTTCTTCGGCGCAACAACAAGGTGCGTTCCGAAGTCTCCTTCGACGAACCCCTCAACACCGACTGGGACGGAAATGAGCTGCTTCTTTCGGATGTGTTGGGAACGGAGGACGACATCATCTATCGAAACATCGAAGAGGAAGTGGACCGCACCATTCTCCGGGACGCCCTCAACAAATTGTCGGACAGGGAAAGGGAAATCATGGAACTCCGCTTCGGACTCAACGGGGGTGAGGAGAAGACGCAGAAGGATGTGGCCGATCTCTTGGGAATTTCCCAATCTTACATTTCCAGGCTGGAAAAGAGAATTATTAAGCGGCTCCGCAAGGAATTTAACAAAATGGTGTAA